The DNA sequence CAGGATAAAACACGataaacagcaaatatacattaaaagagatgtgaggtggagcgacgagtccagaagcacccccccccccactgcgaacagagtccttcaaggggggcgtgaccccgttcaggacaggtggacaaacctccaatcccggaccgggggaacctagcacgagcacttccgttttctctggattcaagctgagtctgttttccctcatccagcccattaccgagtctagacaggcatcaagaggagagatgccatccctggtcactgcatcagtcagagacacagagaagactatttgggtgtcatcagcgtactgataacactgtgccccgtgtctccagataatctctcccagcggtttcatgtaaatgttaaatagcatgggggacagaatggctccctgagggacaccagatgtaagcgccctcttgtcggagcgctcgtcccccagctgcaccatctggaatctgcccgagaggtaggaatggaaccaccgGAGCGCAGTGctcccgatacccaactccctcaggagttccagaaggataccatggtcaatggtatcgaaagccactgagatgtccatgagcactaacagggacatgctacccctgtccatgcccagacggagatcatcgaccagggcgaccatggcagtctcaactccatagcccgcccggaacccggtttgaaatgggtccagataatcataTTATTATATGTGTTTTGCTATCGCTGCCACAACCCACTTAaaacttttcagagcttttggtTTGGCCCCGGAAGCGGAAGCTAGGGTTGTGTCACGGTAAACTGGCTCCTGTGGGCCCTCTCTGCAGCGGCCATGAGCAAAAGGAAGGCCCCCCAGGAGAACCCCAATGCTGGCATCACCGGCTTCGTCTCTGAACTAGCCAACTATGAGAGGAATGTGAACAGAGCCATCCACAAGTACAATGCCTACAGGAAAGCAGCTTCTGTAATATCCAAGTATCCAAGCAACATCAAAAGTGGAGCTGAAGCCAAGAAACTAGATAGCGTTGGAGCAAAAATTGCTGAAAAGATTGATGAGTTTTTATCTACTGGGAAATTGCGGAAACGGGAAAAGATTCGACAGGATGATACGAGTTCTTCAATCAATTTCCTGACTAGAGTTAGCGGCATTGGTCCTGACGCAGCCAGGAAATTTGTGGATGAAGGAATCAAAACACTGGAAGATCTAAAGAAAAATGAGCACAAATTGAACCATCATCAACGGATCGGTTTAAAGTACTTTGAAGACTTCGAGAAAAGAATCCCTAGGAATGAAATGTTGGAGATGCAGGAAATCGTATTAAGCGAGGTCAAGGGAGTGGACCCCCAATACATTGCTACGGTGTGTGGCAGTTTCTGGCGAGGTGCAGAATCAAGTGGGGACATGGACATCCTCCTCGCCCATCCAGACTTCACATCAGAATCTCCCAAACAGCCAAAGCTTTTGCACCAAGTGGTCGAGCAACTGGAGAAGGTCCACTTTGTCATGGATACTCTGTCAAAGGGAGACACCATGTCAGCTTCCATGCAAAGAGGAAGGAACTAACTACCCATACAGGAGAATCGATATTAGGTTGATTCCCAAAGATCAGTATTACTGTGGAGTTTTGTACTTTACTGGAAGCGACATATTCAATAAGAACATGCGCACCCACGTGCTGAAGAAGGGCTTCACGCTCAACGAATACACGATCCGGCGCTTGGGCATCACCGGGGTCGCTGGAGAACCCCTCCCTGTGGACAGTGAGAAAGACATCTTTGAGTACATCCAGTGGAAGTACCGGGAGCCAAAAGACCGGAGTGAATAGCTCCTCAGGCATCTTGACAGTTGGGTCTGCAGGGCTGTGGTGTTGGCTTCCTAGCCTGGAACTGTAACTTATTGCTTCGGTGCTATTTCGAGGAGGGGGGTGCCTTTGTGTTCAAAGGATGGGGAGGACATGTGcccttttttaaaacatcagtgGTACTTCTAAATAAAGTGTGTGCTGTGgtgattaaaacaaaaaaaaacttttcagagcttttgttTCTATTGTGGAGCCCCTTAAGAGGCCTAccttatgtcttacaagttaatggtgtttaggagtgtgtgtgtgtgtgtgtgtgtaatattcttattctttaatttcattcaatttttatttctttcatttaccTGGAGTGGCCATGGAGCACTTGGGAAGTACACATGGAGCCTTAAGGGCACCTCAgaacacaggttgggaaccgctacCGTAAATGATCctctcctgggctgcatctgcattgcagaaataatccagtttgataccactttaactgccaaggctcaatgctatggaattctggggactgtagtttgttgttgcaccagagctgtctgacagagaaggctagatgtctcacaaaactacaattctcataattccatagcactgagccatgacagtaattattatttttgcagtgtggatgcagcccaggatggCATAATCTGTGGCTATACCCTACACGTCACACTGTCTCTGTCTAGAAGCTGGTCTGTAGGAATATTTctggcagtgcggatgcagccctgttctaattccacttttcattccttgtgtgataaagttcttgtGTGATATGTTCCTCTAGCCCATTTATTTTGCCAACACAATTAAAAGTGTTCCATTTTTGCTACCTAGAGGAAAATAAGTAATTTTCTCCCCTCAATCATATTtcaatttatttgaatatttaaaataataattacttcatttttgtaaaaaaaagttttcaaattTTAGGAAATATTCTCTTACTTGGATGAGTGTGATTCTTGACACAAAgcagaaatgcattttttaaaaatattgtctagTTGATATTTAGCAGCACGATGCAGCTGCTGTTTTACTTCTCATCCCTCCCCCCGCCACCATTTCCATCTGCTGAAACAGTGACAGCCCAGGGTGTGatgaaaataacatttcataCATTATTGCAGAAATCAATTTGTCACTCTTAAGAACACTGCTTTTCTCTGGAGAATCAGTGTTCTCTTGCTGGCATTAAGAGGTTAATACttgaggagggggggaaaaccaGAGTGGCAATAATTGGGTTAAGCCTTAAATGAACAAGCATTGTTAAACAGCTGTCAACAGGCTTAGCACTGAGAAATACCATTTTGCTTTACTTAATTGTGATTGTTCTCAGAAAGTGAATTTGCACTTTGGGAAAGGAACAAACCCCTCCCTCCATTTCAGAAAACAATAACAGCCAGTTTATAGTCAGCATTACATGAATGTTtagagaaaaatatttgaaaggtagtggtggtggggaagccACTACAAAGCATATCACTATGACTATGAGCGCAAGAAGTGAGATGAGCACTTTcaagaaagatgaaaagaaaaatggtacAACAGTGAAGAAGGGCATTTAGGATGCATGAAGGATGTGAGgagtttttttcctccttaaaaaATGCTGGATTTTATGTAATGAGCAAATGAGAAAACTAGAAGAGGAGATTAAAGCCCTGTTTGTCATGGACAGAGATTTCCAAAATGCTTATCAGTCCTTCACAGCTGAACGTAGCTCAGATTAAAAATGATCTGACAGAAAATGGGCTGACTGCAAAAATGGGGCTTTACATCCAAGCTAATTACAAAGTGCATATTAAACATGAGGCCTGTGAGCAGAGCAGCTGCAAAGGTCTTTATCTATATTAAGAGACTGCCCACCTACATAATAAGAGTAATTACGGAGAAGGggttgggggggaggagaagaaaattaCACATAAAAGGGGAGCATTGCATTTCCCACCAATTTTGTGGGTGTAGTTAACAGCTTATGTGAAGGTGCCACTTTGTTTATTCCTTGGGACAGGTGGCCTTTCCACCCGCCGCCCCTTCAATACCACAAACGCATATGTGGTTTGTTCAGCAGAAGCCACAATTTATTCCTTTCTAATTTAAAGTGAATCTGGCTTCTCTGTGGATGTAAATTCTAATCAAATCCAGGGGTAACATTGCCAAGTTTACACTACTCCAGACCAATCACAAATATCATGATTATTAAACTCCATGCTTCAGAATGGGGGAGAGGCAGAAAGTTAGTGCTAAGGTGCCATGATTGTACCACTTCAGATTGGGACATTTTTTTCAACACTTGGAAAACTGATATTTCTGCACGCCACTTCCTAGAACCCTCCAGCCAACAAGGCCATTGGCCATCCTGtctaaaagtgttgttgttgttgttgttgttgtcatcgtcgtcatcatcattttTATGCTATTATCCATTTCTAGTGTAGTTGGTTTTCTGTTGGCTTCACAGTAGATCTCCCTGGCTGTCTAACTGAAGATCCTGAGCCCTGTAGTCCACATTGCATCTCATGCCTGGGAGTTCTAGCATCTGATCCATGGTGACCCTGATAATAACTTATTCAGTACagaatttgttttcagtttttgcACCATACTGAATTGAGTGTTCAGCACTTTTTTCAAAAGCTTGCCTTGGCAGATCCTACCAGCAGGAAGGGAACCATCAGCATATCTCTAGTCACTTGGCAATCCCACTGTGGAAAGTTAGTGCAGTGGTGAGCTtctggaaaatgaaaacaaaggtaAGTGCTATGGGACAAATTCCAAACACACAGACAAAATATTTGAATGAAATTTCTATAGATAGGAACACTATAGCACAAATAGAAAAAGTTAGCTTACTTGCAACATGCAACAAAACTGAATGATACCTCCTGGACTGCTTGATTCTTAGGTGGAATTTGAATAATCAATGGCCCAAAATTCCAGGCTGTAACATCTGGTAGACTTGTGAAACCTACTACTGCCATTATTTTTTTACTGAGTTCTGTTCTTCTTGATTCCCAGCATGTGACTATCTCCCTTCCTGTAGTATactgccacactggagaaaggAACTTACTGAATACATTCAGCCTGCCATGTCAGTGGGTGTTCACTTCTGGGGGCACTGCGGATGCTAAAAACCATGGTTGATTGCACCCcaattattcaatggtggtgaggtaaagaataataataaataataaaaactttatttatataccgcttttccgtagcgatcaaagcggttcacactgCTATCAAATACACATAAAGTCAAATATTATTGCACATTATATCAAATACATAGTAAATAAAACTGCAAGCAAATATGAATTGAACAAGGTTCCTTAAAAtcacatataaaaacattaataacatctgtcagtcataaagaGTATCTTTCAATAAAGGAATAATTTCTACGAGGAGTCAGAAGGATATGCTGACTGGAAAACATaggtctttaaggctttcttaaaggcatctaaagaggAACTAAGCTTTATCTCCTCCGGGAGCTTGTTCCAATATATGGGAGCTgtagatgaaaatgctttttggcgagttgatgccaatctcgtcttaggatattcaagtaagcatttccctgtagttctgagagtgtggggcagattgtatggggagaggcattccctcaagtaacacgggcccaagctgtgtagggctttataggtgataaccaacactttgtattgagcccggaagctaataggcagccagtgaagagatcttaataccggtgttatatgatctgatctagaagtaCCGGCAATCAATCTGGctttttgaactaactgaagcttccgaacctggtacaaaggtagccccatgtagagcgccttacagaaatctaatcgagaggttactagtgcatgtactactgtttcaaatAGACATTCATCAGTGACCAAAATGGGAGAAAGtttctagaaaccatgccctataaggagcagTGTAGGAAGCTAGGTATATCTaacttgaagaagagaaggttcaagggtgacatgatagctatgtttaaatatttgaagggatatcatgtggaagaaagaacaagtttgttttctgctgctccagagaacaggacacacaTCAGTGatttcaagctataggaaaagagattccacctgtaCAATAGGAAGAATgttctgatggtaaaagctgttcaacagtggaatatgctcctttagcatgtagtggagtctccttctttggaggtttttaaacagtggctctcaggagtgctttgattgtgtcttcctgcctggcaggaggttgaactggatggccctcgggggTCTCtcccaacgctatgattctattaataaCATGGGATGTGGTGATCCATGGGCCATCAACTTGGTGGATTGGAAGCCTGCCAACAGGGAGGGCCCACTGGGCCCACTATACGTATTTCTCATAGATGTGCTGCTTTACAACATAGGAGCTTTAATATGAAGGAGCTTTGGAAATTAGGAGACCTCTTCTTTTACCAGCGCATTCTCCTCATTCCTGACACGAGAGAGGATCCAATAATAATCAAGGCTTTGATTCTCATGGCTGAGATTTTACCAGTATTTGAGGTATTCCCTAGCTCCACTTGTTGGTGAACCAAGCGAAGGTCATTCCAAGCAACTTGGGTTGGTGAGGCAACTGTAAACTTTCTCTATGAATCTGCTGATCTCATATCACTATTCCTATCCTGGTGGTATCCCATCTAGATTACTGCATTGTGCTCCATGTGAGGGCTGCTCTTTTACATAACCAAACATTTCAACTGGTCATTTATCAGCCAGTCCTTTGATTAACCCATGGGAACCTGCCACTCACAGTTTGGTGTGACTGTACTTTGCGgtaactggtggcttccatgtcaatgggatggtgaatctactCCATGTTTTCATCTAAACTTCAAAGGAACTATGGTGAGAACTATCTCCATATAGgtgggatagctcctttaaaattcagattaaaatgcATAGATGACTCATTGCCCTACTATCAAGAGAACCACCAACAGGTAAGGCTACATTATTATTTTCAAGCTCCATTCAAACAGCTTCTCAGAGTATTGTGCAAAATCAAAATAGAAGCTTTCAGACCCAGTTGTGCAGGGTGttaatgtggaaaattaaaatggcagcagATCTAGCTATCCTTGCTTATTGAAGGGCCAAGGGCAGGCATCAGTGGGTGGCACTGGAATACTGGCAGCTGCTGAAAGGTACCATATGTCAACAGTGTTTCCATATACTATGGTTTGTCAGGGTATCATTAACTGAAAGTGGAGCAATGTCACAGTGGTAACACCACTAGGATCCACATTCCC is a window from the Sceloporus undulatus isolate JIND9_A2432 ecotype Alabama chromosome 1, SceUnd_v1.1, whole genome shotgun sequence genome containing:
- the LOC121915607 gene encoding LOW QUALITY PROTEIN: DNA polymerase beta-like (The sequence of the model RefSeq protein was modified relative to this genomic sequence to represent the inferred CDS: inserted 2 bases in 1 codon), which translates into the protein MSKRKAPQENPNAGITGFVSELANYERNVNRAIHKYNAYRKAASVISKYPSNIKSGAEAKKLDSVGAKIAEKIDEFLSTGKLRKREKIRQDDTSSSINFLTRVSGIGPDAARKFVDEGIKTLEDLKKNEHKLNHHQRIGLKYFEDFEKRIPRNEMLEMQEIVLSEVKGVDPQYIATVCGSFWRGAESSGDMDILLAHPDFTSESPKQPKLLHQVVEQLEKVHFVMDTLSKGDTXCQLPCKEEGTNYPYRRIDIRLIPKDQYYCGVLYFTGSDIFNKNMRTHVLKKGFTLNEYTIRRLGITGVAGEPLPVDSEKDIFEYIQWKYREPKDRSE